One Natrinema marinum genomic window carries:
- a CDS encoding long-chain-fatty-acid--CoA ligase, with the protein METPLIVTDFLEQARTYYGDEDAIVGVDGDRYTYAEFGERADRFAAALEQRGIEKGDRVAVLDPNTHYHLEAAFGAMQLGAIFTPLNYRLEPNDYEYILSDAGVDAIYADYEYAEKIEAIRDDVPTETFVTNDADAVEGQWESFDAALEEAGTEFDQPEMSEDEIITINYTSGTTGDPKGVCRTHRTETIHAYLMSIYHEITDDDTYLWTLPMFHVNGWGHIYAVTGMGATHVCTRGVNADEVVDAIRAEDVSFLCAAPAVLNQLIDYYESEGEPEMMGEKQVRVTTAGSAPPEATIRAVEDRFGWYLKHLYGATETGPLITISDTKRLMNDENRFEIKKRQGMGVLGTEVRVVDDDGNDVPRDDATLGEIVVRGNQVMDRYWNKPDQTDEAFNDRVEGYYHTGDLATVDDNGLIAIRDRKKDIIISGGENISSIELEDTLFDHDAVADAAVIPAPSDEWGETPKAFVVPSNGDPNDPPVSADELTQFTRDRLASYKTVRRIEYVTELPKTATGKTQKYELRKQEWEDEDRMIGEG; encoded by the coding sequence ATGGAAACGCCACTCATTGTCACGGACTTCCTCGAGCAGGCTCGCACCTACTACGGGGACGAGGACGCGATCGTCGGGGTAGACGGCGACCGATACACGTACGCGGAGTTCGGCGAGCGCGCCGACCGGTTCGCCGCGGCGCTCGAGCAACGGGGCATCGAGAAAGGCGACCGCGTTGCGGTACTCGACCCGAACACCCACTACCACCTCGAGGCGGCGTTCGGCGCGATGCAGCTCGGGGCGATCTTCACGCCGCTGAACTACCGCCTCGAGCCGAACGACTACGAGTATATCCTCTCTGATGCCGGCGTCGACGCGATCTACGCGGATTACGAGTACGCCGAGAAGATCGAGGCGATCCGCGACGACGTGCCGACGGAGACGTTCGTCACGAACGACGCCGACGCGGTCGAGGGCCAGTGGGAGAGCTTCGACGCGGCGCTCGAGGAGGCCGGCACCGAGTTCGACCAGCCCGAGATGAGCGAGGACGAGATCATCACGATCAACTACACCTCGGGCACGACGGGCGACCCGAAGGGGGTCTGCCGGACTCACCGGACGGAGACCATCCACGCCTATCTGATGTCGATCTATCACGAGATCACCGACGACGACACCTACCTGTGGACGCTGCCGATGTTCCACGTCAACGGGTGGGGCCACATCTACGCGGTGACCGGGATGGGCGCGACTCACGTCTGCACGCGCGGGGTCAACGCGGACGAGGTCGTCGACGCCATCCGCGCGGAGGACGTGTCGTTCCTCTGTGCCGCTCCCGCGGTGCTCAATCAGTTGATCGACTACTACGAGAGCGAGGGCGAACCCGAGATGATGGGCGAGAAGCAGGTTCGGGTGACGACCGCCGGTAGCGCGCCGCCGGAGGCCACCATCCGCGCCGTCGAGGACCGCTTCGGCTGGTACCTGAAACACCTCTACGGCGCTACCGAGACCGGTCCCCTCATTACGATCTCCGACACCAAGCGGCTGATGAACGACGAGAACCGCTTCGAGATCAAGAAGCGCCAGGGGATGGGCGTCCTCGGCACCGAGGTTCGCGTCGTCGATGACGACGGGAACGATGTCCCCCGCGACGACGCGACGCTCGGCGAGATCGTCGTCCGCGGCAACCAGGTGATGGACCGCTACTGGAACAAGCCCGACCAGACCGACGAAGCGTTCAACGACCGGGTCGAGGGCTACTACCACACTGGCGACCTCGCGACGGTCGACGACAACGGGCTGATCGCCATTCGGGACCGCAAGAAGGACATCATCATCTCCGGGGGCGAGAACATCTCGAGCATCGAACTCGAGGACACGCTGTTCGACCACGATGCGGTCGCCGACGCGGCGGTGATCCCCGCACCGAGCGACGAGTGGGGCGAGACGCCGAAGGCGTTCGTCGTCCCGTCGAACGGCGATCCGAACGACCCACCGGTGTCGGCCGACGAACTGACCCAGTTCACCCGCGATCGACTGGCGAGCTACAAGACCGTCCGTCGGATCGAGTACGTCACGGAACTCCCCAAGACAGCGACCGGGAAGACCCAGAAGTACGAACTGCGCAAGCAGGAGTGGGAGGACGAAGACCGGATGATCGGCGAGGGCTGA